In Candidatus Eremiobacteraceae bacterium, a single window of DNA contains:
- a CDS encoding LuxR C-terminal-related transcriptional regulator — MHSNVAQTRNLHSRKADGRTARPPFVGRSVILDRLTASDARMLVLVGEPGIGKTRLLAELHAATGSRDDRCVSISCLQANQAIPFEPLTALARGIWRRCRVTEAQLRNFVDSRGIDRVWYFRELIEAAVRDAPLTLQIDDAQWADAESIEAILCTVDRLGDSALQWHIAMRSGYSQLHRRFEKLASHGTARIERLEPLTKDETIELARAILPAEVQAGLNPQALWADSGGNPLYVEHCAHAATAERRLARGSLHQLFEDRIGGVSSAATDICSWLAVAGRPIPPATLAALTGLSVSGAELLLEELEDAGLVALGECGAEFRHALIRDACYGLLDDAARRQRHEALVPYAENDWHRVNHLDGCGRLVESAAAYNALGWRHIDSAEPERAHSAFLSALQRVPAADAIAAEARAGRAVALVWLGRTAEAMRAWQDFQLARSSPSDTLFVTANVRLAEAAWENGEDVETALPVLQTALESAADLAPHLLPRILLLLGAIHERRGDLSTAQAFLERGLSAAESVANSRDALRLRSWLAVVRARRGDTSGGIASLEAVVERAEALQYPNDVAQACVKLCYLADMTGDNEQYAAWCRRGLRDNGPASIYLRGLLMTNLASVETDVGNLREALSYSIAAERLTSTIGGYLVIRALCQQAILHATMGSFAAADECLARSKPHVRRSSESWRRALKYARAVVDELRGDIVSARALYASTQAGLDGVARTEVFDLRSLAGMVRTACRVGDLDDATSCLATLRGAGNPGWAIANSLLAESEGHVAIALGDVDEGCAKLTEARKTARYRVRDLELAATVAEVQKDRRELANCIAALQRIEAFGVAAEFRTRARALGMRPGSMRPRAGLLTDREIDVARYVACGKSNGEIARLINVTRRTVEFHVANIFRKLDLNSRVELTALMATGAVSGAQLSGK, encoded by the coding sequence ATGCATTCGAACGTCGCGCAAACCCGTAATCTCCACAGTCGTAAGGCGGATGGACGTACCGCGCGGCCGCCATTTGTCGGACGCTCCGTCATACTCGACCGCCTGACGGCAAGCGACGCTCGAATGTTGGTTCTGGTCGGCGAACCTGGAATCGGCAAGACCCGGTTGCTCGCCGAGCTTCACGCCGCGACCGGTTCCCGCGATGACCGGTGCGTATCGATCAGCTGTCTCCAAGCGAACCAGGCAATCCCATTTGAACCGCTCACGGCGTTGGCGCGCGGAATATGGCGCCGCTGCCGCGTCACCGAAGCACAACTGCGGAACTTTGTCGATTCACGTGGTATCGATCGCGTCTGGTATTTTCGCGAACTCATCGAAGCGGCAGTCCGCGACGCGCCGCTGACGCTGCAGATCGACGACGCGCAGTGGGCCGATGCAGAATCAATTGAAGCTATCCTCTGCACGGTTGATCGGCTGGGCGACTCGGCGCTTCAGTGGCACATCGCGATGCGCAGCGGGTATTCGCAGTTGCACCGCCGCTTTGAGAAATTGGCTTCTCACGGAACCGCGCGCATCGAACGCTTAGAACCGCTCACCAAGGACGAGACAATCGAACTCGCGCGCGCGATCTTGCCCGCGGAAGTGCAGGCGGGCCTCAATCCGCAGGCCCTCTGGGCTGACAGCGGCGGCAACCCGCTCTATGTAGAGCACTGCGCGCATGCCGCGACGGCTGAGCGGCGGCTTGCACGCGGTTCATTGCACCAACTATTCGAAGATAGAATCGGAGGCGTCTCGAGCGCTGCGACCGATATCTGTTCGTGGCTCGCAGTTGCCGGACGGCCGATTCCTCCGGCGACGCTCGCGGCGTTGACCGGCCTATCTGTCTCCGGTGCCGAACTACTTCTCGAGGAGCTCGAAGACGCGGGGCTTGTTGCGCTCGGTGAATGCGGCGCCGAATTTAGACATGCCTTGATCCGCGATGCATGCTATGGTCTGCTCGATGATGCAGCACGGCGCCAGCGTCACGAAGCGCTCGTCCCCTACGCAGAGAACGACTGGCATCGCGTCAACCACTTGGACGGCTGCGGTCGATTGGTGGAATCAGCTGCCGCATACAACGCGCTGGGCTGGCGTCACATCGACAGTGCCGAACCCGAGCGAGCTCACTCGGCATTTCTCAGCGCGCTGCAGCGAGTGCCCGCGGCAGACGCGATCGCAGCCGAAGCTCGCGCCGGTCGCGCGGTCGCACTTGTCTGGTTGGGTAGGACGGCAGAGGCGATGCGTGCGTGGCAAGATTTTCAGCTTGCCCGGTCTTCGCCGTCGGATACGCTATTCGTCACCGCTAACGTCCGGCTGGCCGAAGCGGCATGGGAAAACGGCGAAGATGTCGAGACGGCGTTGCCGGTTTTGCAAACCGCATTGGAATCTGCCGCGGACCTTGCACCGCACTTGCTTCCGCGTATACTACTGCTTCTTGGGGCAATACACGAGCGCCGCGGCGACCTGTCCACGGCTCAGGCGTTCCTAGAACGCGGACTTTCCGCCGCCGAATCTGTTGCGAACTCGCGCGACGCGCTGCGGTTACGTTCATGGTTGGCCGTCGTAAGGGCACGTCGTGGGGACACCTCAGGCGGAATCGCCTCGCTTGAGGCTGTCGTCGAACGCGCCGAAGCGCTCCAGTATCCCAACGACGTCGCGCAGGCCTGCGTCAAGCTGTGCTACCTCGCCGACATGACCGGCGACAACGAGCAATATGCCGCCTGGTGCCGGCGCGGTTTGCGCGACAACGGCCCCGCTTCGATTTATCTGCGCGGTCTCTTGATGACGAATCTCGCAAGCGTCGAGACCGATGTCGGAAACTTGCGCGAAGCGCTGTCGTACTCAATCGCCGCCGAACGTCTCACGTCGACCATCGGCGGCTATCTCGTCATTCGCGCCCTCTGCCAGCAGGCTATCCTGCATGCCACCATGGGCTCATTCGCAGCCGCCGACGAATGTCTGGCGCGCTCTAAGCCACACGTGCGACGTTCATCCGAGTCGTGGCGGCGTGCTCTGAAATATGCCCGCGCGGTCGTGGATGAGTTGCGCGGCGACATTGTCTCTGCGCGTGCTCTGTACGCCTCGACCCAGGCGGGATTAGATGGCGTTGCGCGCACCGAAGTGTTCGATCTGCGGTCGCTGGCGGGAATGGTGCGCACGGCCTGCCGCGTCGGCGACCTCGATGACGCCACGTCCTGTCTCGCAACGCTGCGCGGTGCCGGCAATCCGGGATGGGCGATCGCGAATTCGTTGCTCGCAGAGTCAGAAGGGCACGTTGCGATAGCGCTCGGCGATGTCGATGAGGGCTGCGCGAAGCTGACGGAGGCGCGAAAAACCGCGCGCTACCGCGTCCGCGACCTTGAGCTCGCCGCGACGGTAGCAGAAGTGCAGAAGGACCGCCGCGAGCTCGCCAACTGCATCGCTGCGCTCCAGCGGATCGAAGCATTCGGCGTCGCGGCGGAATTTCGGACGCGCGCTCGCGCGCTCGGGATGCGACCGGGCAGCATGCGGCCGCGCGCCGGTCTGCTGACCGATCGGGAGATCGACGTGGCGCGCTACGTCGCCTGCGGCAAGTCGAATGGCGAGATCGCTCGGTTGATCAACGTGACGCGCCGGACCGTGGAGTTCCACGTGGCCAACATATTCCGCAAGCTCGACCTGAATTCGCGCGTCGAATTGACCGCGCTTATGGCCACCGGAGCAGTCTCCGGCGCTCAATTGAGCGGGAAGTAA
- a CDS encoding metal-dependent transcriptional regulator, whose amino-acid sequence MTHSALKSAPDTPPDENEVSPNVEMYLKSIVRLHDGSGPVATSAIAHELAVSAASASAMLKRLDAEGYVVHDGRHGVRPTVSGARIGALTLRRQRLAERLLVDHFGVAWELASAEACRLEHAISPMVEHHLAHFLKEPTTCPHGHPIPRADGSLWHHDRAIDLIDLPLDVPAKVLEVKHEVPELLRYLGEIGLRPGVAVTLKKLERAIGLITIDVAGKKHTVSVPLANDVLVRDPVSTKAKAVR is encoded by the coding sequence ATGACGCATTCCGCCCTTAAGTCGGCGCCTGACACGCCGCCCGACGAAAACGAAGTCAGCCCAAACGTCGAGATGTACCTGAAATCCATTGTCAGATTGCACGACGGCAGCGGCCCGGTGGCCACGTCCGCGATAGCCCATGAGTTAGCCGTGTCCGCGGCGTCCGCTTCGGCGATGCTCAAGCGTCTTGACGCAGAGGGTTACGTCGTACACGACGGGCGACACGGCGTGCGGCCCACCGTGTCGGGCGCCCGCATCGGCGCGCTGACGCTGCGTCGTCAGCGGCTTGCCGAACGCCTGTTAGTGGATCATTTCGGCGTCGCGTGGGAACTGGCGAGTGCGGAAGCGTGCCGCCTCGAGCACGCCATCTCGCCGATGGTCGAACATCACCTCGCGCACTTCTTGAAAGAACCGACGACCTGTCCGCACGGACACCCGATCCCGCGCGCCGACGGATCGCTGTGGCATCACGACCGCGCGATCGACCTCATCGACCTGCCGCTCGACGTGCCGGCCAAGGTCTTGGAAGTGAAACACGAGGTTCCCGAATTGCTGCGTTACTTGGGTGAGATCGGACTACGCCCGGGCGTTGCGGTGACGTTGAAGAAGCTGGAGCGAGCGATCGGCCTCATCACGATCGACGTCGCGGGCAAGAAACACACGGTCAGCGTGCCGCTCGCCAACGACGTGCTCGTGCGCGACCCGGTCAGTACGAAGGCGAAAGCAGTCCGGTGA
- a CDS encoding HD domain-containing protein: protein MQRSTFLGALVAISAAVRTEAHAAVSSKQIAGIAIPDTSLAKDALALARSVESTALLNHSLRTYLFAELIAKAKHIDHDVELVYVASILHDTGLCPKYMSASDPFEVDGANVARTLLASHGVTNARADTAWDAIALHDNGGIARHKQPEVMLVNAGVGADFGGSLDILARADVVRVLEAAPRTHFIDAFLAAAAAVAKRKPFASAHSFVADVGYCKVPGFKLPSFCDEVKADPFAGYTA from the coding sequence ATGCAACGGTCAACGTTCCTTGGTGCGCTCGTCGCGATCTCCGCGGCGGTCCGGACGGAAGCTCACGCCGCGGTCTCCTCCAAGCAGATCGCCGGCATCGCAATCCCCGATACTTCGCTCGCGAAAGATGCGCTTGCTCTCGCGCGATCCGTCGAATCCACGGCGCTGCTCAACCATTCGTTGCGGACGTATCTCTTCGCCGAGCTGATCGCAAAGGCAAAGCATATCGATCACGACGTCGAACTCGTCTATGTCGCGTCGATCCTCCATGACACGGGGCTCTGTCCGAAATATATGAGCGCCTCGGATCCCTTCGAAGTTGACGGTGCCAACGTCGCGCGCACCTTGCTCGCAAGCCACGGAGTCACGAATGCACGCGCAGATACGGCGTGGGATGCGATCGCGCTCCATGACAACGGCGGCATCGCGCGGCACAAGCAACCCGAGGTCATGCTCGTGAATGCCGGGGTCGGCGCCGACTTCGGCGGGTCGCTCGACATTCTCGCGCGTGCCGACGTCGTGCGCGTGCTCGAGGCCGCGCCGCGCACGCACTTCATCGACGCGTTTCTCGCCGCCGCCGCTGCGGTCGCGAAACGCAAACCCTTCGCGTCGGCGCATTCCTTCGTGGCGGACGTCGGCTACTGCAAAGTGCCGGGCTTCAAACTGCCGAGCTTCTGTGACGAGGTCAAAGCGGATCCGTTCGCCGGCTATACGGCCTGA
- a CDS encoding methylated-DNA--[protein]-cysteine S-methyltransferase, which translates to MREQPSVENGLTGATSTALFDSPVGPLFARTDAGVLIELAFARRARRERLFNGPGADHDPVMNALRTQMAEYFAGKRRVFDIPIRLIGPTFHLRVWNALLDIPYGTTMAYGEIACRIGEPDAARAVGAANGANPIVIIVPCHRVIGANGRLVGFGGGLDRKQFLLDLESGRPTLGLGPPIGDIGMSPSAR; encoded by the coding sequence ATGCGCGAGCAACCCAGCGTCGAGAACGGACTCACCGGCGCGACCTCGACCGCTCTTTTCGATTCGCCGGTCGGACCGCTTTTTGCGCGAACCGACGCTGGCGTGCTGATCGAGCTTGCGTTCGCGCGCCGCGCCCGGCGCGAACGCTTGTTTAACGGCCCCGGGGCGGATCATGACCCCGTCATGAACGCCTTACGAACGCAGATGGCCGAATACTTCGCCGGCAAACGTCGGGTTTTCGACATCCCGATCCGATTGATCGGTCCGACGTTTCACCTTCGCGTCTGGAATGCGCTTCTCGATATCCCGTATGGCACTACTATGGCATACGGCGAGATCGCATGCCGAATTGGTGAGCCTGACGCGGCGCGGGCGGTCGGAGCGGCGAACGGCGCCAATCCGATCGTCATCATCGTCCCATGTCACCGCGTGATCGGCGCGAATGGCCGGCTCGTCGGCTTCGGCGGCGGTCTCGACCGCAAACAATTCCTGCTCGACCTCGAGTCGGGCCGGCCGACGCTGGGTCTGGGGCCTCCCATCGGCGACATTGGCATGTCACCGTCTGCAAGGTAA
- a CDS encoding multicopper oxidase domain-containing protein, whose product MIAKKLRQIASLVAMLIAWSACGAMSARADQPQPAAGPSQAMIDAAEEQASKDYALLPALPPVAPGKLKTFRIIAEVKPWVVAPGITVSAWTYNGTAPGPTLHVRAGDRVRIIFTNHLPEATTIHLHGIEDSPDMDGVPGFSQAPVQPGETFTYEFTATDPGTYIYHTHFDDFNQLDRGMYGAIVVDDAATSKYNRDYLMLLSSWRVFSGSENYFSINGKSYPLTKPYRVHSGDRVRIRIINISGTEFHTMHVHGHKFTVVDVDGQPVPTAAQQQMVTVLVGPGETRDIAFTANAKPGTWMVHCHVVDHMMNAGTGPGGLITAIQYDSAPDKFPSLAMADMMTPSTGGGGDEGGGAPAGPPLAFGTTLLLGTIAGLTIFFGLPFAAMKRISKNGVAFLNAIAIGVLYFLLFDILRQAGSPIQAALANMRLGAPAAPFISLSAIYVGGLLVGLLGLVALSAWLLRRARTAGPDGAMSPMALATAIAIGIGSHNFSEGLAIGQSAATGAVQLAVLLIIGFALHNMTEGFGIAAPLAGTGAAGLGSIVRLGLIGGAPTFLGTLVGYHFVSPILSVVFLTLAAGAIMYVIGEMTKVGGKIGHKETAAAGLFVGFVAGFATDLILSAAGA is encoded by the coding sequence GTGATTGCGAAAAAACTTCGCCAGATCGCATCGCTCGTCGCGATGCTCATCGCGTGGTCGGCGTGCGGCGCCATGAGCGCGCGTGCGGACCAACCCCAGCCCGCGGCGGGGCCATCGCAAGCGATGATCGACGCGGCGGAAGAGCAAGCCTCAAAAGACTACGCGCTGCTGCCGGCGTTGCCTCCGGTGGCGCCCGGAAAGCTCAAGACGTTCCGCATCATCGCCGAGGTGAAGCCGTGGGTCGTCGCGCCGGGCATCACGGTTTCGGCATGGACGTACAACGGCACGGCGCCCGGTCCAACTCTCCACGTTCGCGCCGGCGATCGCGTCCGCATCATCTTCACCAACCACCTGCCCGAAGCCACCACGATCCATTTGCACGGCATCGAAGATTCACCGGACATGGACGGGGTGCCCGGCTTCAGCCAAGCGCCGGTTCAACCGGGCGAGACGTTTACGTACGAGTTCACCGCGACCGATCCGGGCACGTACATATATCACACGCATTTCGACGACTTCAATCAATTGGACCGCGGCATGTACGGTGCGATCGTCGTGGACGATGCCGCGACGTCGAAATACAATCGCGACTACTTGATGCTGCTCTCATCGTGGCGCGTGTTCAGCGGGTCCGAAAACTACTTCAGCATCAACGGCAAGAGTTATCCCTTGACCAAACCGTACCGCGTCCACAGCGGCGACCGTGTGCGCATCCGCATCATCAACATCAGCGGTACCGAATTCCACACCATGCACGTCCACGGCCACAAGTTCACGGTAGTGGACGTCGATGGCCAACCCGTGCCGACCGCGGCGCAACAGCAGATGGTGACGGTGCTCGTCGGCCCAGGCGAGACGCGCGATATCGCCTTCACCGCTAATGCGAAACCCGGCACGTGGATGGTGCACTGTCATGTGGTCGATCACATGATGAACGCCGGCACGGGGCCGGGAGGTCTGATCACGGCCATCCAGTACGACTCGGCGCCGGATAAGTTTCCTTCACTCGCCATGGCCGACATGATGACGCCGTCAACGGGCGGCGGCGGCGACGAAGGCGGCGGGGCGCCGGCGGGGCCACCGCTCGCGTTCGGCACCACGTTGCTGCTCGGCACGATCGCGGGGCTCACGATCTTCTTCGGCTTGCCATTTGCGGCGATGAAGCGCATCTCGAAGAATGGTGTGGCGTTTCTGAACGCGATCGCGATCGGCGTGCTCTACTTCTTGCTCTTCGACATCTTGCGGCAGGCCGGCAGTCCGATTCAGGCGGCGCTTGCAAATATGCGGCTGGGCGCACCAGCTGCTCCGTTCATCTCACTATCCGCGATCTACGTCGGCGGACTGCTCGTCGGATTGCTCGGGCTCGTCGCATTGTCGGCGTGGCTGCTGCGCAGAGCGCGCACGGCCGGCCCCGACGGCGCGATGAGCCCGATGGCGCTCGCGACGGCGATCGCCATCGGGATCGGATCACACAATTTCAGCGAGGGACTTGCGATCGGCCAGTCGGCAGCGACGGGCGCGGTCCAACTCGCAGTCTTGCTGATCATCGGTTTCGCGCTGCACAACATGACGGAGGGGTTCGGCATCGCCGCGCCGCTTGCGGGAACCGGCGCAGCCGGCCTCGGTTCGATTGTGAGGCTCGGGTTGATCGGCGGGGCGCCGACGTTTCTCGGCACGCTCGTCGGCTACCATTTCGTATCGCCGATATTGAGCGTCGTGTTCTTGACGCTTGCAGCCGGGGCGATCATGTATGTCATCGGGGAGATGACGAAAGTCGGCGGCAAGATCGGCCACAAAG